One genomic segment of Kiritimatiella glycovorans includes these proteins:
- the mutL gene encoding DNA mismatch repair endonuclease MutL, translated as MSAEKHIRLLSDTVINQIAAGEVVERPASVLKELIENAVDAGATQVDVELVDGGRRKLVVTDNGRGMNRDDALLSIERHATSKIRAADDLVRIGTLGFRGEALAAIASVSRFTLTTRTAEDEAGTEILIDGGRFREVREAGCPVGTSIEVRRLFYNVPARKKFLRAPATELNHARQCFLVHALSRPEVGMTLKVDEKESFRLPAGDDMLHRIGALYGTSLLPSLKPVSLRMHGLKIGGFAADPTVHRRGRGDQLFVVNGRPAAAPLVYHALNRAYGDLIPKGRHAIVFLFLEIDPALVDVNVHPTKREVRFRNGAEVRDLVIEAVREGLRGSGSGADGAKASPAHSAGWTAPAAGRDSKTFSPLPAAGVFRTGELLRTEGAERRASAEEGRQPAQAPADSPAPPWQNARIRGQFGGLYVLLEAEGGLIILDPHAAHERVLYERFMREALEKRVQSQGLLQPVSVELPPRDAEIVARHVSLLVEMGFGVSEFGGAHFMVDALPDYLREGDPGELLLEVARALEAGGGHGGTETWAHEAVARAACRAAVKQRDTLRTGEIQGLLDALTRADMPYTCPHGRPTMIYISRSELDRRFGRAGG; from the coding sequence ATGTCCGCCGAAAAACACATCCGGCTGCTCTCCGACACCGTCATTAATCAGATCGCCGCCGGCGAGGTGGTGGAGCGCCCCGCTTCCGTGCTCAAGGAGCTGATTGAGAACGCGGTCGATGCCGGGGCGACGCAGGTGGACGTGGAGCTGGTCGACGGCGGCCGCAGGAAGCTCGTCGTCACCGATAACGGCCGCGGGATGAACCGCGACGACGCATTGCTGAGCATCGAGCGGCATGCGACCAGTAAAATCCGCGCGGCGGACGACCTGGTGCGGATCGGAACGCTCGGATTCCGCGGAGAGGCGCTGGCGGCGATTGCGTCGGTCTCGCGGTTCACGTTGACCACCCGCACCGCGGAGGATGAGGCGGGCACGGAAATCCTCATCGACGGAGGCCGGTTCAGGGAAGTCCGTGAGGCCGGATGCCCTGTCGGCACGAGCATCGAAGTCCGTCGCCTGTTCTACAATGTGCCTGCACGCAAAAAGTTCCTGCGTGCTCCCGCCACCGAGCTCAATCACGCCCGCCAGTGCTTCCTGGTCCACGCCCTCTCGCGCCCGGAGGTGGGGATGACGCTGAAGGTCGATGAAAAGGAATCGTTCCGTCTTCCCGCGGGCGACGACATGCTGCACCGCATCGGGGCCTTGTACGGCACCTCCCTTCTGCCGTCGCTGAAGCCGGTTTCTCTACGCATGCACGGCCTCAAAATCGGCGGGTTCGCCGCGGATCCCACCGTGCACCGGCGCGGACGCGGAGACCAGCTGTTCGTGGTCAACGGCCGCCCGGCCGCCGCGCCGCTCGTCTATCACGCGCTCAACCGGGCCTACGGGGACCTGATCCCGAAAGGCCGTCATGCCATAGTATTCCTGTTTCTCGAAATCGACCCCGCCCTGGTCGACGTCAACGTGCACCCCACCAAGCGCGAGGTCCGGTTCAGAAACGGGGCGGAGGTGCGCGATCTCGTGATCGAGGCCGTTCGGGAGGGATTGCGGGGGTCCGGTTCCGGCGCGGACGGGGCGAAGGCGTCCCCCGCGCATTCCGCGGGATGGACCGCGCCCGCCGCGGGGCGCGACTCAAAAACCTTTTCTCCGCTTCCGGCCGCCGGGGTCTTCCGTACGGGCGAGCTGCTGCGGACGGAAGGCGCCGAACGGCGGGCCTCCGCGGAAGAGGGACGCCAACCCGCGCAAGCTCCCGCCGACTCACCCGCGCCCCCCTGGCAGAACGCCCGTATCCGGGGACAGTTCGGCGGCCTCTATGTCCTGCTCGAGGCCGAGGGCGGCCTGATCATCCTGGATCCCCACGCCGCCCACGAACGCGTTCTCTACGAGCGGTTCATGCGCGAGGCGCTCGAGAAGCGCGTGCAGTCGCAGGGTCTGCTCCAGCCGGTCAGTGTGGAACTGCCCCCGCGCGATGCGGAAATCGTGGCGCGCCACGTCTCCCTGCTGGTCGAGATGGGCTTCGGCGTATCGGAATTCGGCGGGGCGCACTTCATGGTCGACGCCCTGCCCGACTATCTCCGCGAGGGCGATCCCGGGGAGCTGCTGCTCGAAGTCGCCCGCGCCCTCGAAGCCGGCGGCGGTCACGGCGGCACCGAGACCTGGGCGCACGAAGCCGTGGCCCGCGCGGCGTGCCGGGCGGCGGTCAAGCAGCGTGACACGCTCAGGACGGGCGAAATCCAGGGCCTGCTCGACGCCCTGACCCGCGCGGACATGCCCTACACCTGCCCGCACGGGCGCCCGACGATGATCTACATCAGCCGCAGCGAGCTGGACCGCCGGTTCGGGCGCGCGGGCGGATAA
- a CDS encoding Spy/CpxP family protein refolding chaperone, translating into MKRTTPYAAVILAACLWPTMLWAGPGEGPGGPRGERFEHVRERILEQAGLSEEQRQRVMSMTRAHKEKTEPLREELRVAMRDLHELENDPAVSTQEVNAAIEQVLGIQEKLMRARVMHKRELRAYLGEEKSEQLEQTIREAFRRLHEHRRDRAGPRTRSGEPHLHDPAGGE; encoded by the coding sequence ATGAAGCGAACAACCCCTTACGCGGCTGTGATTCTCGCGGCCTGCCTGTGGCCGACGATGCTGTGGGCCGGTCCCGGAGAGGGTCCGGGCGGCCCCCGTGGCGAGCGATTCGAGCACGTCCGCGAAAGGATTCTCGAACAGGCCGGCCTGAGCGAGGAGCAGCGGCAGCGGGTCATGAGCATGACCCGCGCCCACAAGGAAAAGACCGAACCTCTCAGGGAAGAGCTTCGGGTCGCGATGCGGGATCTTCATGAACTCGAAAATGATCCGGCGGTGAGTACCCAAGAGGTGAACGCCGCGATCGAACAGGTCCTTGGAATCCAGGAAAAACTCATGCGTGCCCGCGTGATGCACAAGCGCGAGTTGCGCGCCTATCTCGGCGAGGAAAAGAGCGAACAGCTCGAACAGACCATCCGGGAAGCGTTCCGGAGGCTGCACGAGCATCGCCGGGACCGTGCGGGGCCGCGAACCCGGTCCGGCGAACCGCACCTGCACGACCCGGCGGGCGGAGAATAG